The following proteins are co-located in the Desulfobacterales bacterium genome:
- a CDS encoding succinate--CoA ligase subunit alpha, which yields MPIIIEKNTKVMIQGITGRFGQFIARNMLDTGTNLVAGVTPGRGGSKVWDIPVYNSVQEAWDAHGPISSTVILVPGPGAKQAVVEAVEFKFETILMEVERVPLHDALECVAMCSKAGIRLLGPGSAGLVSPGHGSLGVFGSPEELARVAFVPGRVGVISRSGGQTSTLAFNVCSAGFGISTALHIGTEQVMGTTLPEVLPLFEADEGTDALVYYGEIGGVMEEEAAEVIKEKKFTKPFIGYIAGRGLPAGMRFSHASAIIEGGKGTAEGKVKALQECGAYVVEAPEDIGATLQKILNPQE from the coding sequence TTGCCTATCATCATAGAGAAAAATACAAAAGTGATGATCCAGGGGATTACCGGACGGTTCGGGCAGTTTATAGCGCGAAATATGCTTGATACCGGTACAAACCTGGTTGCTGGTGTAACTCCCGGACGCGGCGGGAGCAAAGTTTGGGATATTCCCGTATATAACTCGGTCCAAGAGGCATGGGATGCCCATGGTCCCATATCCTCAACTGTTATTCTGGTTCCGGGACCGGGTGCCAAGCAAGCCGTGGTTGAAGCAGTTGAGTTTAAATTTGAGACCATTTTGATGGAAGTCGAGAGGGTGCCTTTGCACGATGCGCTTGAATGTGTGGCTATGTGCAGCAAAGCGGGGATAAGGCTGCTGGGGCCGGGTTCAGCGGGGCTGGTTTCTCCCGGCCATGGCTCTTTAGGCGTTTTCGGTTCGCCGGAAGAGCTGGCGCGGGTGGCTTTTGTTCCGGGGCGCGTGGGTGTGATCTCCCGAAGCGGCGGCCAGACCAGTACTCTTGCCTTCAATGTCTGTAGTGCCGGTTTTGGGATCAGCACTGCGCTTCATATCGGAACCGAGCAGGTCATGGGCACAACCCTGCCTGAAGTGCTGCCGCTGTTTGAAGCTGACGAGGGCACCGATGCACTTGTTTATTATGGTGAAATCGGCGGCGTAATGGAGGAAGAGGCTGCCGAGGTGATAAAAGAGAAAAAGTTCACCAAGCCTTTTATCGGCTATATAGCGGGTAGAGGGCTTCCCGCAGGCATGCGATTTTCGCATGCAAGCGCTATAATCGAAGGCGGCAAAGGCACTGCGGAGGGCAAGGTCAAAGCCCTCCAGGAATGCGGCGCATATGTGGTTGAGGCCCCTGAAGACATTGGGGCGACCTTACAGAAAATACTAAATCCACAGGAGTAA
- a CDS encoding CoA ester lyase — protein MSNERIWRSLLFIPANSWRMLNKAAVEQEDGVVIDLEDACPVGERETGRIFARDIVPTLKKYGVDVLVRVNSLETGVTEEDLAIVVTEGLDGIMLPKSESAEDIRKLDDYLTKVEKEKGISREVAILPLIESPKGILNAHEIGSASKRVAGLAFGAGDYMSSLGEGFTIAKLTPDEYFPILSYPRSVISIVATTLGVLPIDTPYFGLLIDVEGLEQETSRAKLMGFKGKLLTHPRHVGPVNKVFSPSEEDVEYGRKVVEAYEEAAAGGRGTAVLDGKMIDYAMHKMGKDLLAKADAIRKKAELKAKVMPYV, from the coding sequence ATGTCAAACGAAAGAATATGGAGGAGTTTGCTCTTTATTCCTGCCAATAGTTGGAGAATGCTTAATAAGGCCGCCGTTGAACAGGAAGATGGAGTGGTTATAGATCTTGAAGACGCATGTCCGGTAGGAGAGCGTGAAACAGGGAGGATTTTTGCCCGGGATATCGTTCCGACGCTTAAAAAATACGGCGTGGATGTCCTGGTACGGGTCAATTCACTGGAAACCGGGGTCACCGAAGAAGACTTGGCCATTGTTGTGACCGAGGGGCTGGACGGAATAATGCTCCCAAAATCCGAGTCCGCTGAAGATATTCGAAAACTGGATGATTATTTGACCAAGGTAGAAAAGGAAAAAGGAATATCCCGTGAGGTCGCGATTCTTCCCCTTATTGAATCCCCGAAAGGTATTTTAAATGCCCATGAAATTGGCAGCGCCAGTAAACGGGTGGCAGGGCTGGCGTTCGGAGCTGGGGATTACATGTCGTCTTTGGGCGAAGGCTTTACAATCGCCAAGCTGACCCCGGATGAGTATTTTCCGATATTGTCTTATCCAAGATCAGTAATTTCAATTGTCGCCACAACCCTTGGCGTTTTGCCGATCGACACCCCTTATTTCGGTCTGCTTATTGATGTTGAAGGTTTGGAGCAGGAAACAAGTCGAGCAAAATTGATGGGATTTAAGGGAAAGCTTTTGACGCACCCCAGGCATGTCGGGCCGGTAAATAAGGTTTTTTCGCCATCTGAAGAAGACGTTGAATACGGCAGGAAAGTCGTGGAAGCATATGAGGAAGCTGCTGCAGGAGGCAGGGGAACTGCCGTATTGGATGGGAAAATGATCGATTATGCCATGCATAAGATGGGAAAAGATCTTCTTGCCAAAGCCGATGCCATCAGGAAAAAGGCGGAATTAAAGGCAAAAGTTATGCCATATGTTTAA
- a CDS encoding fumarate hydratase produces the protein MISQKTLENSIYDTIRRGSCSISPDVEGAFEDAIKIETSEISKKGFDATLDSLKKCRARDSLACPDTGWPLFFIKMGNDAQIEGGLPAMEETARQMVIKATQDGYLRKTMKHPLTGEDPGGNVGMNMPNFSYKFIPGDSFQITYVAKGGGSECFGGSRLRIVAFADGLVGIKKAVVDWYIAAARAGAICPPSVLGVGIGGTGDVCMHLAKKAATLRLIGSRHPEPMIADLENELYEGINSLGIGAMGSGGNKSVFAVNVEYSLTHIAGIAVGISANCWIARRATTRINSDGSIEKLDDPNWFNGR, from the coding sequence ATGATATCGCAGAAAACGTTAGAGAATAGCATTTATGACACAATAAGAAGAGGGTCCTGCTCTATTTCGCCGGATGTAGAGGGGGCTTTTGAGGATGCGATAAAAATTGAGACATCTGAAATTTCAAAAAAGGGATTTGATGCAACCTTAGACAGCCTGAAAAAGTGCCGTGCGCGAGACAGTTTGGCATGCCCTGATACCGGATGGCCCCTGTTTTTTATTAAAATGGGAAATGATGCCCAAATTGAGGGAGGGCTTCCTGCTATGGAGGAAACGGCGCGTCAAATGGTGATAAAAGCCACTCAGGACGGGTATTTGAGAAAAACTATGAAGCACCCCCTTACCGGTGAGGATCCGGGGGGGAACGTGGGCATGAATATGCCCAATTTTTCTTATAAATTTATTCCAGGAGACTCGTTTCAGATTACCTATGTGGCAAAAGGCGGCGGATCCGAATGTTTCGGCGGAAGCCGTCTACGGATTGTCGCTTTTGCCGATGGCTTGGTCGGCATTAAAAAAGCCGTGGTTGACTGGTACATTGCCGCCGCCAGAGCCGGCGCAATTTGTCCGCCTTCTGTGTTGGGGGTGGGTATAGGCGGGACCGGAGATGTGTGCATGCATCTGGCCAAAAAAGCCGCAACCCTTCGATTGATTGGCTCAAGGCATCCTGAGCCCATGATTGCGGATCTGGAAAACGAATTGTACGAAGGCATAAACTCTCTTGGTATTGGCGCAATGGGCTCCGGCGGGAATAAGTCCGTATTCGCTGTAAATGTAGAGTATTCCTTAACTCACATAGCCGGTATTGCAGTGGGCATTAGTGCGAATTGCTGGATTGCCAGGAGGGCTACCACCAGGATAAATTCCGATGGAAGCATTGAAAAATTGGATGATCCGAATTGGTTTAATGGGAGATAA
- a CDS encoding fumarate hydratase C-terminal domain-containing protein — MTEYHLQVPLKDEDIKSLRLGDIIYFSGTAWTCRSKLQRYIFDEGHELPFSTEDKNLLIHVGPVVIDENGKWKLVSFMPTSSIRFEKWGEKSIRKFGLKAIVGKTTMGENTARAMKELGCIHATPIGVPVQAFLDRITVKDVYLFDELGSIEAAWILELKDLGPFLVDIDTTGRNHFDRLDSVIDENRKKVYEKLGIPEDFEYTKLY; from the coding sequence ATGACTGAATACCATCTGCAAGTCCCTTTGAAGGACGAAGACATAAAATCTTTAAGACTTGGGGACATCATTTATTTTTCCGGCACAGCCTGGACCTGTCGCTCCAAACTTCAGCGATATATCTTCGATGAAGGCCATGAACTGCCATTTTCCACCGAAGATAAAAATTTGCTGATTCATGTTGGTCCCGTAGTCATTGATGAAAACGGTAAGTGGAAGCTGGTTTCGTTTATGCCGACCTCAAGCATCCGGTTTGAAAAGTGGGGGGAGAAATCCATCCGCAAATTCGGACTAAAAGCTATTGTCGGCAAGACCACCATGGGGGAAAATACCGCCAGAGCAATGAAAGAACTGGGTTGTATTCATGCCACGCCTATAGGTGTGCCCGTGCAGGCTTTTCTGGATCGAATAACGGTAAAGGATGTTTATTTGTTTGATGAACTCGGTAGTATTGAAGCTGCATGGATTTTGGAATTAAAGGACCTGGGCCCTTTTTTGGTGGATATCGATACGACCGGCCGCAATCATTTTGACAGGCTGGATAGTGTTATCGATGAAAATCGCAAAAAAGTCTATGAAAAATTAGGCATTCCTGAAGATTTTGAGTATACGAAGCTTTACTAG
- a CDS encoding FAD-binding protein has protein sequence MQDLNVPIKQTDVLVMGAGGAGMRAAIAAAEKGARVVIAAKDLFGHSGCTPVAKGGYAGMQGPGDDWKLHFEDTVRGGGGINNQKLVEIMAKQARERLLELEEWGAAFDRDKDGSIYLRKFGGHSAPRSCISGDVTGREMIWALKRKCWEHELIEVADETYINQLLVNDGEISGAVGVQLQTGKIVAYECPVVILANGGSGRLWPITFATKGKCGDGLRLAYEAGAELVDMEFFQIHPTGWKWPPAVIGRVISEGVRADGGQLLNKNMERFMWKYDPERLELACRDYVSRCIYKEVNEGRGTEHGGVWLSITHLPPEHIERKLAAFMATGQVAEIDVRKQAIEIFPEHHYQNGGVKIDENARTTVTGLYAAGEAAGGVHGGNRLGTNSLADLMVFGKISGEHGAEYAKNVKRPEIVKTQLEEEVAAIRNPLGRDSDVSPYELSKKLHDVMWEEMHIERSGKGLSRCLEVTAEVAEQFKNVSIPGKSLYLNDAWTTAMEVRSRMVVGEIMTRASMYRTESRAALFRNDYPHVDRKQWDKNVIVKMENGEMKLETSPVVVTIWPTEKIDLVKFPVPGEEHEPGARVFCEV, from the coding sequence ATGCAAGATCTTAATGTACCGATAAAGCAAACCGATGTTCTTGTGATGGGAGCAGGCGGTGCTGGAATGCGAGCGGCGATCGCTGCTGCTGAAAAAGGCGCCCGGGTTGTTATCGCAGCCAAGGATTTGTTTGGCCACAGTGGCTGTACTCCTGTGGCAAAAGGCGGATATGCCGGCATGCAAGGGCCGGGAGATGATTGGAAACTCCATTTTGAAGATACGGTTCGAGGTGGAGGCGGAATCAACAATCAAAAGCTTGTTGAAATTATGGCCAAACAGGCCAGAGAACGGCTACTTGAATTAGAGGAATGGGGGGCCGCGTTTGACAGGGATAAGGACGGTAGTATTTATTTGCGTAAATTTGGCGGGCATTCCGCCCCCCGCAGTTGTATCAGCGGCGATGTTACCGGCCGTGAAATGATCTGGGCTTTAAAGCGCAAATGCTGGGAACACGAATTGATTGAGGTGGCAGATGAAACTTACATTAATCAGCTCTTGGTAAATGATGGAGAAATTTCAGGGGCTGTTGGAGTTCAGCTGCAAACCGGAAAAATTGTCGCATATGAGTGCCCGGTGGTGATTCTGGCAAACGGGGGTTCCGGCCGGTTGTGGCCGATAACCTTTGCCACAAAGGGAAAATGCGGCGACGGTTTGCGTCTGGCCTATGAGGCAGGCGCGGAACTGGTGGATATGGAATTTTTTCAGATTCATCCCACTGGATGGAAATGGCCGCCGGCTGTCATTGGACGGGTTATCAGCGAGGGGGTTAGAGCAGATGGGGGCCAGTTGTTAAATAAGAACATGGAAAGATTCATGTGGAAGTATGACCCCGAGAGGTTGGAACTGGCTTGTCGGGACTATGTTTCGCGGTGCATATATAAGGAGGTCAATGAAGGGCGAGGCACTGAGCATGGAGGCGTTTGGCTGTCGATCACCCATTTGCCGCCTGAACATATCGAAAGAAAACTGGCGGCATTCATGGCAACTGGCCAAGTTGCCGAGATAGACGTCAGAAAGCAGGCTATAGAAATATTCCCCGAGCATCATTATCAAAATGGCGGCGTAAAAATTGATGAAAACGCCAGAACCACCGTAACCGGCCTTTACGCGGCCGGCGAGGCAGCCGGGGGTGTGCACGGCGGAAACAGGCTGGGCACCAATTCTTTGGCGGATTTAATGGTGTTTGGCAAAATATCAGGGGAACATGGGGCTGAATATGCCAAAAATGTTAAACGGCCAGAGATCGTTAAAACTCAGCTGGAAGAAGAAGTAGCAGCTATTCGTAACCCTCTGGGAAGAGATTCGGATGTAAGTCCCTACGAACTTTCAAAAAAACTGCATGATGTCATGTGGGAAGAAATGCATATTGAACGGAGCGGAAAAGGCTTGAGCAGATGTCTGGAAGTTACCGCTGAGGTTGCAGAGCAGTTTAAGAATGTGTCTATTCCCGGCAAATCTTTATATTTAAATGACGCATGGACAACAGCTATGGAAGTTCGCTCCAGAATGGTGGTGGGCGAGATCATGACCAGAGCCTCCATGTACCGCACGGAAAGCCGCGCGGCGTTGTTTAGGAACGATTACCCGCATGTAGATCGAAAACAATGGGATAAAAATGTGATCGTCAAGATGGAAAACGGCGAAATGAAGCTGGAAACCTCTCCCGTTGTGGTAACGATTTGGCCCACTGAAAAGATTGACTTGGTCAAATTTCCAGTACCAGGCGAAGAACATGAACCCGGCGCGAGGGTTTTTTGTGAAGTCTGA
- a CDS encoding 2Fe-2S iron-sulfur cluster-binding protein, with product MSENINIKIYRYDPEKDAEGGLEQYSLSKLPGMRILGALKALNDHGHNISYRYNCEEWECGSCAVYINGKKSVLACKTEVQDGMVIEPVPDLKVLKDLIVDREKENKKQAELYKVPGTKIGSELSYEVQNKMWKAITCMECGVCLSSCPVLHPTGGSYTYSGPEFMVQLFRTELDTRVDKNSLETSKKEGIWECTACRHCVENCPQDIPILDQILYLRNKIIDEKGKLVPPRSGT from the coding sequence ATGTCAGAAAATATAAATATCAAAATATACCGGTATGATCCGGAGAAAGATGCGGAAGGCGGGCTTGAGCAATACTCGCTGTCCAAGCTGCCGGGGATGAGAATACTCGGGGCCTTGAAAGCCCTCAACGATCACGGCCATAACATTTCATACCGGTATAATTGCGAGGAATGGGAATGCGGGTCGTGCGCTGTTTACATCAACGGCAAAAAATCGGTTCTGGCCTGTAAGACCGAAGTTCAAGATGGAATGGTTATAGAACCTGTACCGGATTTAAAGGTATTGAAAGATTTAATTGTTGATAGAGAAAAGGAGAATAAGAAGCAGGCCGAGTTATATAAAGTCCCCGGAACCAAAATTGGATCGGAATTGAGCTACGAGGTTCAAAACAAAATGTGGAAAGCCATCACCTGCATGGAGTGCGGCGTCTGCCTATCTTCATGTCCGGTTTTACACCCTACAGGCGGTTCATACACATATAGCGGTCCTGAGTTTATGGTTCAGCTGTTTAGAACGGAGCTTGATACGCGGGTAGATAAAAACTCTCTTGAGACAAGCAAAAAAGAGGGTATCTGGGAGTGTACCGCCTGCCGGCATTGCGTTGAAAATTGTCCGCAGGACATTCCCATTCTTGATCAGATTCTATATCTGCGTAACAAAATCATCGATGAGAAAGGAAAACTTGTACCGCCCAGATCCGGGACCTGA
- a CDS encoding (Fe-S)-binding protein: MGSEQCYNPRDQETARALVDIFRNIKIDFGTLGNVEADAGEYALSTGEEALFEELAELNIKSIQKAKFKAVVTVSPHDYHVMKNEYPKLGGDFNVLHFTEFLNEMIQDNKLKLGQNFNKKVVYHDPCFLGRYNKMFDAPRNVLKAIPGLNLVEMSKIREDSECCGGGGGGAFIDIPAGERISERRVAQALETGAEILAVACPFCMAMFEDAVKALRCEDKIEVKNIAEIVRDAL; the protein is encoded by the coding sequence GTGGGAAGCGAGCAATGCTATAACCCGCGCGATCAGGAAACCGCAAGAGCCCTGGTCGATATTTTTCGGAATATAAAGATTGATTTCGGCACACTTGGCAACGTTGAGGCTGATGCAGGTGAGTACGCCTTGTCCACTGGCGAGGAGGCGCTTTTTGAGGAACTTGCGGAATTAAATATAAAATCGATTCAAAAAGCCAAATTCAAGGCTGTCGTAACGGTCTCCCCGCATGATTACCACGTTATGAAAAACGAATATCCCAAACTTGGGGGTGATTTTAATGTGCTTCACTTTACTGAGTTTCTTAATGAGATGATTCAGGACAACAAGCTGAAGTTGGGGCAAAATTTCAACAAAAAAGTCGTATATCATGATCCCTGCTTTTTGGGCAGATATAATAAGATGTTTGATGCGCCTAGAAATGTTCTTAAGGCTATACCCGGCCTGAATTTGGTTGAAATGAGTAAAATTCGTGAAGATTCAGAGTGTTGCGGCGGCGGCGGTGGCGGGGCCTTTATCGATATTCCCGCAGGCGAGCGGATATCGGAGCGCAGGGTGGCACAAGCACTTGAAACAGGCGCCGAGATTCTGGCAGTTGCCTGCCCGTTTTGTATGGCCATGTTTGAAGACGCGGTTAAGGCGCTGAGATGCGAAGACAAGATTGAAGTAAAAAATATTGCTGAAATTGTTCGCGATGCGCTTTAG
- a CDS encoding MFS transporter, which yields MDKSNKILLLTTACHGVNHMFWEAIGPLMPFLIAAYSLTHTQAGELGLVYILIYGLMNYPSGYLSDKWGKRIFILLFLLISSLSFLMIVFLDIYWQLLLIFALAGFGGGLYHPSGTAILSNTFTAKLRGRSLGLHASGGAMGILFAYLIVSVFSKALGWKFAVICMAGIGFLLLLYFVLFAWRDLEGKDEQFQDAYSEATQEAAPFGFFKVIRSIPHLLLIYAMVMFLFKGAYVWVPTYLKEAYNLEVATAVSLTIILPVMGLFSNYLMGMLSDSVGRRKSLIFVFSMLVVCLVSMYIGFKPILIPLLVVFGFFINSFSGIINAFARDLLPPDVMGMAFGIIFTFSICISSLAPYIMGIISDKFSLSESMLFLAFIAVAGVVITLLIPAKPVEAIS from the coding sequence ATGGATAAAAGCAATAAAATACTGCTTCTCACCACAGCATGCCATGGTGTTAATCACATGTTCTGGGAGGCTATCGGCCCCCTGATGCCATTTTTGATTGCGGCATACAGCCTCACTCATACCCAGGCGGGAGAACTGGGCCTGGTCTATATACTGATTTACGGTCTTATGAATTACCCTTCAGGATATTTGTCAGATAAGTGGGGGAAGCGAATTTTTATACTGCTTTTTCTGCTTATCTCTTCGCTTTCTTTTCTCATGATCGTGTTTTTAGACATTTATTGGCAGCTACTGCTGATATTCGCATTGGCTGGTTTTGGCGGCGGACTATATCATCCTTCCGGGACGGCGATACTTTCCAATACCTTTACAGCCAAATTAAGAGGCAGATCTTTGGGCCTGCACGCCTCCGGCGGAGCAATGGGGATCCTTTTTGCTTATCTGATTGTCAGCGTGTTTAGCAAGGCATTGGGTTGGAAATTTGCGGTAATTTGTATGGCTGGCATCGGGTTTTTATTGCTTCTTTATTTTGTTTTATTCGCATGGCGGGATTTGGAGGGAAAAGATGAGCAATTTCAGGACGCTTATTCCGAAGCAACCCAGGAAGCTGCCCCTTTCGGTTTTTTTAAAGTAATTAGGAGCATTCCTCACCTTCTACTCATTTATGCCATGGTCATGTTTTTATTTAAAGGGGCGTATGTATGGGTGCCGACTTATCTAAAAGAAGCATACAACTTGGAAGTTGCAACAGCAGTGTCATTAACGATTATTCTGCCCGTGATGGGGTTGTTTAGCAATTATTTGATGGGAATGTTGTCGGATTCAGTCGGCAGGAGAAAGAGCCTGATTTTTGTTTTTTCAATGCTGGTTGTCTGCCTTGTGAGTATGTATATCGGATTTAAACCGATATTGATTCCGTTGCTTGTGGTATTCGGTTTTTTTATCAACTCCTTTTCCGGCATTATCAACGCGTTTGCAAGAGATTTACTGCCTCCTGATGTCATGGGGATGGCTTTTGGCATTATATTTACATTTTCCATCTGCATCAGTTCGCTGGCGCCATATATTATGGGGATTATATCGGATAAGTTTTCTTTGTCCGAGAGTATGTTATTTTTGGCGTTTATCGCTGTTGCAGGAGTGGTGATTACCCTGCTTATTCCGGCCAAACCCGTGGAGGCAATTTCTTGA
- a CDS encoding MmgE/PrpD family protein — MDPIFKFSDNIVKTRYDDIPQEAVLATKRQLMDAIAAGIAGSSAESVKELFDIFTDWGGKQESTLWVFGNRLPSVAAAQINATMVHSRDFDDTHDRAVLHPGAVTVPPAFALGESLGNVSGKEIITAVALGVDLTSRLCLACTSDYFAGGWHYTPLHGSLGATAVAGKLLNLDHDKLVHAFGIAYHQAAGNLQCVDDGALTKRCGPGFSVRNGILSALMAKKGITGARNVLTGKRGLYHQYHRGFFNAENLTDALGKRFEGVNVSIKPYPCCRYNHPAIDAALHLMDTHQFLPSAIDSITIHIGQSATGLLAEPPEIKKNPRNAVDTQFSIPWAVAVVFAYGKLSIGNFSDEATKDKKVLSLSNKVNTVTDKDLSVAGIEPCIVTVKTQGGETYTKRVDTPYGSPDNPMSIDNISEKLRNAVPFGVKQLDEAQVEKLIKMVAEFDSVKRMDIIGEMLG, encoded by the coding sequence ATGGACCCAATTTTTAAATTCTCTGATAATATAGTGAAGACAAGGTATGATGATATTCCACAAGAGGCGGTTTTAGCAACCAAACGACAGCTTATGGACGCCATTGCCGCTGGAATTGCGGGAAGTTCGGCAGAATCGGTTAAAGAACTCTTCGATATTTTCACTGATTGGGGGGGGAAGCAGGAAAGCACTTTATGGGTCTTCGGCAACAGGCTGCCGAGTGTTGCCGCCGCTCAAATCAATGCCACAATGGTACATTCAAGGGATTTTGACGACACACATGACAGAGCTGTTCTTCATCCCGGTGCCGTCACCGTCCCACCAGCGTTTGCATTGGGTGAAAGTCTTGGAAATGTCAGCGGTAAGGAGATTATAACCGCGGTGGCATTAGGCGTGGATCTCACCTCCAGGCTTTGCCTGGCCTGCACGAGCGATTATTTTGCAGGCGGATGGCATTACACGCCATTGCATGGAAGCCTGGGTGCAACGGCTGTGGCCGGCAAACTTCTTAATCTGGATCACGATAAACTTGTGCATGCATTTGGTATTGCCTACCACCAGGCAGCTGGAAATTTGCAGTGTGTTGATGACGGGGCATTGACAAAGCGATGCGGACCGGGTTTTTCAGTCCGCAACGGAATTCTTTCAGCATTAATGGCAAAAAAGGGGATAACGGGCGCCCGCAATGTGCTAACCGGCAAAAGAGGGCTGTACCATCAATATCACCGTGGTTTTTTTAATGCCGAAAATCTTACGGACGCACTGGGAAAGAGATTTGAAGGTGTCAATGTCAGCATCAAGCCTTATCCCTGCTGCCGATATAATCACCCTGCTATCGATGCCGCTCTGCATTTGATGGATACCCATCAATTTTTACCATCTGCTATAGATTCCATTACTATTCATATCGGCCAGAGTGCTACCGGGCTTCTGGCTGAACCGCCGGAGATCAAGAAAAATCCACGGAATGCTGTTGATACCCAGTTCAGTATACCCTGGGCGGTTGCTGTGGTATTTGCTTACGGCAAGCTGAGCATCGGCAATTTTTCGGATGAAGCCACAAAAGATAAAAAAGTCCTGTCATTGAGTAATAAAGTCAATACTGTTACGGACAAGGATTTATCAGTGGCCGGAATTGAACCCTGCATTGTGACGGTGAAAACGCAGGGAGGTGAAACTTATACTAAAAGAGTGGATACCCCTTATGGATCGCCGGATAACCCAATGTCGATTGATAACATATCTGAAAAATTAAGAAATGCCGTACCTTTTGGCGTAAAACAATTAGATGAGGCCCAAGTCGAAAAGCTTATCAAAATGGTCGCAGAATTCGATTCGGTTAAACGCATGGATATAATTGGCGAGATGTTGGGATAA
- a CDS encoding MmgE/PrpD family protein, protein MDAIQTISERFQEINYSDLPAEVVDATKKLILDTISVGIGGSSAEGISQLKQFFVDQGGKQESSVWVFGAGLSCAAAAQLNATMVHALDFDDTHDRAVIHVGVTSVPTALAVAEQTGNVDGKKFITAVALGVEIASRLCLANTVSMFERGWHYTTLHGNFNATAVAGKLLALDAEEMINAYGLAYHQASGNLQGLIDGTLAKRLGPGFSVRNGITAVQMAAKGLTGPRNSLSGKHGFFNVYHRGDYEPQKLVDGLGETYEVANLSYKPYPCCRENHLSIDAALQLRSEFDIKPEDIKEINVNMSREGMVAVFTPLSEKQNPKNVVDAQFSTPWTVAWALVYGSVGIEAFKPEAIYDEKVLDLSRRINAVPDDSLSQLGVSPTIVNIATKNGQNYTKKIEIAYGSPENPMTMQDMANKLKACAGNAAGVFSGTEIDELSSMCMNLEDLNDVRAVTRILSAPQTRS, encoded by the coding sequence ATGGATGCGATTCAAACTATTTCAGAAAGATTTCAAGAAATTAACTATAGTGATTTGCCAGCTGAAGTGGTGGATGCCACCAAAAAGCTGATACTGGATACTATCTCAGTGGGTATTGGTGGCAGCAGCGCCGAGGGCATAAGTCAGCTCAAGCAGTTTTTTGTGGATCAGGGGGGTAAACAAGAAAGTTCTGTCTGGGTTTTCGGAGCCGGTTTGTCCTGTGCGGCTGCAGCTCAGCTGAATGCTACCATGGTTCATGCACTGGACTTTGACGATACGCATGACCGGGCGGTGATTCATGTGGGGGTGACTTCCGTTCCGACGGCACTGGCCGTTGCAGAACAAACCGGAAATGTTGACGGGAAAAAATTTATAACCGCCGTGGCCCTTGGGGTTGAGATTGCCTCCAGGTTATGTCTGGCCAATACCGTTTCAATGTTTGAACGCGGATGGCACTATACCACATTGCACGGAAATTTTAACGCAACAGCTGTTGCAGGTAAGTTGCTGGCCCTGGATGCAGAGGAAATGATAAACGCCTACGGGTTGGCATACCATCAGGCAAGCGGCAATCTGCAGGGATTGATTGATGGTACATTGGCCAAGCGGCTGGGCCCGGGTTTTTCCGTTAGAAACGGCATCACAGCCGTCCAAATGGCGGCAAAGGGATTGACGGGTCCGCGCAACAGCCTGTCAGGCAAGCATGGGTTTTTTAATGTTTATCATCGCGGCGATTACGAGCCTCAAAAACTTGTTGACGGGCTTGGGGAAACATACGAGGTGGCAAATTTGAGCTACAAGCCTTATCCCTGCTGCCGCGAAAATCATTTGTCCATTGACGCGGCCCTGCAGTTGCGGTCTGAGTTTGATATTAAACCGGAAGACATTAAAGAGATCAATGTGAATATGAGCCGGGAAGGAATGGTTGCGGTATTTACGCCTTTGAGCGAGAAGCAGAATCCGAAAAATGTTGTTGATGCTCAGTTCAGTACCCCCTGGACCGTGGCCTGGGCTCTGGTCTATGGTTCGGTCGGCATCGAAGCTTTCAAGCCAGAGGCTATTTACGATGAAAAGGTCCTGGATTTATCCCGCAGGATAAATGCCGTGCCAGACGATTCCCTTTCGCAATTGGGGGTTAGCCCCACTATAGTTAACATAGCCACCAAAAACGGGCAAAATTATACCAAAAAAATAGAAATTGCTTACGGCTCTCCTGAAAATCCCATGACTATGCAGGATATGGCAAACAAGCTGAAAGCTTGCGCTGGAAATGCGGCTGGGGTTTTCAGCGGTACGGAGATCGATGAGCTTTCCTCAATGTGCATGAACCTTGAAGATTTGAATGATGTGCGTGCTGTCACCCGCATCTTATCCGCTCCGCAAACCCGGAGTTGA